Proteins from one Apis cerana isolate GH-2021 linkage group LG11, AcerK_1.0, whole genome shotgun sequence genomic window:
- the LOC107995910 gene encoding peroxisomal N(1)-acetyl-spermine/spermidine oxidase has translation MIMAESTKKTEDDKVKCKILIVGAGMAGLSAANHLLKNHETDFLIVEARGRIGGRIVATKIGNEKVELGANWIHGVLGNPMFELAMANGLIDIIRVPRPHKVVAAMEDGKQLPFPILQEIYEAYVCFLRRCEEYFLSTYSPPDGINSVGAHVALEAEIYLSTLLPEERKIRQLLFDCLLKRETCITGCDNMENVDLLEMGSYAELQGGNISLPDGYSAILEPVSKHIPKSSILTKHVVTKIRWQKKKCMENFNNCSNTNPSIEIQCENGKTILAEHVICTLPLGVLKEKANDIFEPPLPNYKFEAINRLLFGTVDKIFLEYERPFLNPGVSEVMLLWDDRGLSEEEKQDISKTWFRKIYSFTKISETLLLGWISGKAAEYMEKLSGAEVAEICTSILRKFLNDPFVPAPKNCLRTSWHSQPYTRGSYTAMAVGASQLDIKCLSEPIVQEDDPSKIIISFAGEHTHSSFYSTVHGAYLTGRTAAQALLESRKNEKNSLSLSCEDTSDLSSWIQGISLN, from the exons atgatcATGGCGGAATCTACGAAGAAGACGGAGGATGATAAAGTTaagtgtaaaattttaattgttgggGCTGGAATGGCTGGACTATCAGCtgcaaatcatttattaaaaaatcacgaAACCGATTTCTTGATTGTTGAAGCACGAGGTCGAATAGGTGGTCGTATAGTTGCTACCAAAATCG GCAATGAAAAGGTAGAATTAGGAGCAAATTGGATCCATGGAGTCCTAGGGAACCCAATGTTTGAATTAGCTATGGCAAATggattaatagatattatacgCGTACCAAGGCCTCATAAAGTTGTAGCTGCTATGGAAGATGGAAAACAATTACCTTTTCCAATTTTGCAAGAAATTTATGAAGCTTATGTGTGTTTTTTAAGAAGATGtgaggaatattttttaagtactTATAGTCCCCCAGATGGAATAAATAGTGTTGGAGCACACGTGGCATTAGAAGCTGAGATATATTTATCCACTTTATTAcctgaagaaagaaaaattaggcAATTATTGTTTGATTGCTTACTTAAAAGAGAAACCTGTATTACTGGCTGTGATAACATGGAAAATGTTGATTTGTTGGAAATGGGTTCGTATGCAGAACTTCAAGGTGGAAATATTAGTCTTCCAGATGGATATAGTGCTATATTAGAACCAGTTTCAAAGCACATACCAAAAAGCAGCATTTTGACTAAACATGTTGTCACTAAAATTAG gtggcaaaaaaagaaatgtatggaaaattttaataactgctCTAATACAAACCCATCTATTGAAATACAGTGTGAAAATGGGAAAACAATATTAGCTGAACATGTGATTTGTACATTGCCATTAGGAGTACTTAAGGAAAAAGctaatgatatatttgaacCACCCTtaccaaattataaatttgaagctATAAATAGACTTTTATTTGGTActgtagataaaatatttttagaatatgaaAGACCATTTTTAAATCCTGGTGTATCAGAAGTAATGCTTTTATGGGATGATCGAGGATTATCAGAAGAAGAAAAGCAAGATATCAGTAAAACATGGTTCAGAAAAATCtattcatttacaaaaatttcagaaactCTTTTGCTGGGTTGGATATCAGGAAAAGCTGCtgaatatatggaaaaattaagTGGAGCAGAAGTGGCAGAGATATGCACATCAATATTGAGGAAATTTCTTAATGATCCATTTGTACCAGCACCAAAAAATTGTTTACGCACTTCATGGCATTCACAACCATATACACGTGGCTCCTACACTGCTATGGCTGTTGGTGCAAGTCAATTAGACATTAAATGTTTATCTGAGCCTATAGTGCAAGAAGATGAtccttcaaaaattataatatcatttgctGGTGAACATACGCACTCTTCCTTTTACAGTACAGTACATGGAGCATATCTAACTGGTCGAACAGCTGCTCAAGCACTTTTggaatcaagaaaaaatgaaaagaattcatTAAGTCTTAGTTGCGAAGATACAAGTGATCTTAGTTCATGGATACAAGGAATTTccttaaattaa